In Anas acuta chromosome 5, bAnaAcu1.1, whole genome shotgun sequence, a single window of DNA contains:
- the LOC137858125 gene encoding antigen WC1.1-like produces the protein MVPARALGLFLCVQLCGGSGELRLVDGGGRCAGRVEVKHEGEWGSVCSYDFDWDHRGAGVVCRQLGCGTVARASPYAPFGQGKGRIWLHPIFCLGTEATLENCPHFGWGNHFCGHEWDVGVTCTEELELRLAAGRGPCEGRVEVKLRGQWGTVADNAWDMEDAEVVCQQMGCGSAVGAYPSSRFGQAEGSISLGFVDCNGTEKALWDCKIQGWGPYHGPHDYDTAVVCQGFSRLAGGDGACSGRLEVRQGRAWATVCHGHVDLKAAQVVCRELGCGTAVAVPAAGHFGAATGPLWDGAFECNGSEPLLASCARRPTHGQACAGPAAIVCSPYTGFRLADGGSGCAGRVEVEAQGTWGALCASAWDLRDAHVLCRHLGCGPAASLPPGGHFGTGTATGPLRRDALSCSGSERHPGECPVALLGEPACPPGHAAAVNCSGAAEPLRLLDGESRCDGRLEVATSPGAWARVAAGPGDDRAASVACRQLGCGVSEKVYAVPAASSGPAELQELRCAGSEELLAQCNASGPAAAPGHSPPEAAIACSGSRRLRLAGGPGRCAGRVEVYSEGTWGTVCQDAWDLPDADVVCRQLGCGRALEAPGSERFGPGVGTLWPGAGGCSGTEAALWACPAPARRGCRQGGGAGAVCSGLLRLAGGSSSCSGRLEVLREGTWGRVCANDTSPATAAVVCRQLGCGSGGRLAAVPAQGSVPTWLGWVRCQEGAPSLWRCPSAPWHLQSCGPEGVAHIACDEDTEDTSGATSTAGASSSSSVAPLTAVSGSVPVPTVLCVLLGTLLGLALAALAVQAHRARLQRRDPVKATDVGAEAVYEELDYSLMPEYQEVPSHTGSLSEGSGMKLQDDNWDGDKEESNPREAPALPAQPVHGPPDGYDDAAAVPEEPPASHSGDAPAQPCGEMGYDDVDMGTLGTAP, from the exons ATGGTGCCTGCCAGGGCACTGGGGCTGTTCCTCTGCGTGCAGCTCTGTGGGG gcagcggggagctgcGGCTGGTGGATGGAGGCGGGCGCTGCGCTGGCCGTGTGGAGGTGAAGCACGAGGGCGAGTGGGGCTCCGTCTGCAGCTACGACTTCGACTGGGACCACCGAGGCGCCGGCGTGGTGTGccggcagctgggctgtggcacGGTGGCCCGGGCGTCTCCGTATGCCCCATTTGGGCAGGGCAAGGGACGCATCTGGCTGCACCCAATCTTCTGCCTTGGAACAGAAGCTACATTGGAGAACTGCCCTCATTTCGGCTGGGGCAACCACTTCTGTGGTCATGAGTGGGACGTGGGGGTGACCTGCACAG aggagctggagctgcggCTGGCGGCTGGCAGGGGACCGTGTGAGGGGAGAGTGGAGGTGAAGCTGCGGGGTCAGTGGGGCACAGTGGCGGACAATGCCTGGGACATGGAGGATGCTGAGGTGGTGTGCCAGCAGATGGGCTGCGGCTCGGCTGTTGGCGCCTACCCCAGTTCCCGCTTTGGCCAAGCAGAAGGTTCTATCAGCTTGGGCTTTGTCGACTGCAATGGGACTGAGAAGGCCCTCTGGGACTGCAAGATTCAAGGCTGGGGACCATACCACGGCCCTCATGACTATGATACTGCTGTGGTGTGCCAAG GGTTCTCCCGTCTGGCCGGAGGGGACGGCGCCTGCTCGGGGCGGCTGGAGGTGCGTCAGGGCCGGGCCTGGGCCACCGTCTGCCACGGCCACGTGGACCTCAAGGCCGCCCAGGtggtgtgcagggagctgggctgcggCACGGCAGTGGCCGTCCCCGCTGCCGGCCATTTTGGGGCAGCAACGGGGCCGCTCTGGGACGGCGCCTTTGAGTGCAACGGCAGCGAGCCACTCCTGGCCAGCTGCGCCCGGCGGCCGACCCACGGCCAGGCCTGTGCTGGCCCCGCTGCTATCGTCTGCTCAC CCTACACCGGTTTCCGTTTGGCGGATGGCGGCTCGGGCTGCGCCGGGCGGGTGGAGGTGGAGGCgcaggggacatggggagcGCTGTGTGCCAGCGCCTGGGACCTGCGCGACGCCCACGTCCTGTGCCGCCACCTGGGctgcggccccgccgcctccctgCCCCCAGGAGGCCATTTCGGGACGGGCACGGCCACGGGGCCGCTGCGGCGCGATGCCCTGAGCTGCAGCGGGAGCGAGCGGCACCCGGGCGAGTGCCCCGTGGCGCTGCTGGGGGAGCCCGCCTGCCCCCCTGGCCATGCCGCCGCCGTCAACTGCTCAG GCGCCGCTGAGCCCCTGCGGCTGCTGGACGGGGAGAGCCGGTGCGACGGGCGGCTGGAGGTGGCCACGAGCCCCGGGGCCTGGGCCCGCgtggctgcggggccgggggacGACCGAGCTGCCTCGGTGGCGTGCCGGCAGCTGGGCTGCGGTGTGTCAGAGAAGGTCTACGCTGTGCCGGCCGCCAGCTCGGGCCCCgcggagctgcaggagctgcgcTGTGCTGGCAGCGAGGAGCTCCTGGCGCAGTGCAACGCCTCGGGGCCTGCCGCAGCGCCCGGCCACAGCCCCCCAGAGGCGGCCATCGCCTGCTCAG GCAGCCGGCGGCTGAGGCTGGCGGGCGGCCCCGGGCGCTGCGCCGGCAGGGTGGAGGTGTACAGCGAGGGCACGTGGGGCACCGTCTGCCAGGACGCCTGGGACCTGCCAGATGCCGACGTCGTGTGCCGCCAGCTGGGCTGCGGGCGGGCCCTGGAGGCGCCCGGCTCGGAGCGCTTCGGGCCCGGCGTGGGGACGCTGTGGCCGGGTgccgggggctgctcggggacGGAGGCGGCTCTCTGGGCCTGCCCAGCCCCGGCACGGCGTGGCTGCCGCCAGGgcggcggtgccggtgccgtgTGCTCAG GGCTGCTGCGGCTggcggggggcagcagcagctgcagcgggCGCCTGGAGGTGCTGCGCGAGGGGACGTGGGGCCGCGTGTGCGCCAACGACACCAGCCCCGCCACAGCTGCCGTTGTCTGCCGccagctgggctgtggcagcGGGGGGAGGCTGGCGGCCGTCCCCGCACAGGGCTCGGTCCCCAcctggctgggctgggtgcgATGCCAGGAGGGGGCCCCCTCGCTCTGGCGCTGCCCCTCGGCGCCCTGGCACCTGCAGTCCTGCGGCCCCGAGGGGGTCGCCCACATCGCCTGTGACGAGGACACCGAGGACACGAGCGGGGCCACCAGCACTGCAG gtgccagcagcagcagcagcgttgCCCCACTGACAGCAGTGTCGGGGAGCGTGCCGGTGCCCACGGTCCTGTGCGTGCTCCTGGGGACGTTGCTGGGCCTGGCCCTGGCAGCCCTGGCGGTGCAGGCACACCGCGCACGGCTGCAACGCCGAG ACCCCGTGAAAGCCACGGATGTCGGCGCTGAGGCCGTGTACGAGGAGCTGGATTACAGCCTGATGCCCGAGTACCAGGAAGTGCCCAGCCACACAG GCTCCCTGTCCGAGGGCTCGGGAATGAAGCTGCAGGATGACAACTGGGATGGTGACAAGGAAGAGAGCAACCCCAGAGAGGCCCCAG ccctcccagcccagcccgtgCACGGCCCCCCGGATGGCTACGACGATGCTGCGGCCGTGCCCGAGGAGCCCCCCGCTTCCCACAGCGGGGATGCCCCGGCGCAGCCCTGCGGGGAAATGGGCTATGACGACGTTGACAtgggcaccctggggacagcgCCGTGA